The proteins below are encoded in one region of Lactuca sativa cultivar Salinas chromosome 3, Lsat_Salinas_v11, whole genome shotgun sequence:
- the LOC111903115 gene encoding ACT domain-containing protein ACR1, with product MDMGYGVYVDPELESLVDRIHPPRVCIDNDSCQDCTLVKVDSANKHGVLLEMVQELTDLDLIISKSYICSDGRWFMDVFHVTDQSGNKITDKNLIRHIQQSICASRREKTQVKTTSLGKEITPRNFPMEHTTLEMTTVDKPGLLSEISAVLAELRCHVSAAVAWTHNTRAACIIHVEDDSNPGPIMDPHRVNRVQSHLSTVVNAHHNNSERRSVRLTTPVAGQTHTERRLHQLMMADKDYEESTYSPLIKRFDTVVTVENCREKGYSVLNVTSPDRPKLLFDTVCTLTDMQYVVFHATVSSKGSIAFQEYYIREKDGRTLNSEIQREAITRCIMAAVERRASHGLRLDVRSRNRSGLLSDVTRVFRENGLSIAMAEIGTRGEKAIGSFHVTDAHGHEVDPGMVEAVKKEIKRFGGMVIVGNGTSSNWSSRGSSSSNGVNEARSSLGTLLWSQVERFSSKFQTLNS from the exons ATGGACATGGGGTACGGAGTTTACGTTGATCCTGAGCTCGAATCGCTCGTTGATAGAATACACCCTCCAAg GGTTTGCATCGACAATGATTCATGTCAAGATTGCACCCTTGTGAAG GTTGATAGTGCGAACAAGCATGGTGTATTGTTGGAGATGGTGCAAGAGCTAACGGATCTTGACCTTATCATCTCCAAATCGTACATTTGTTCTGATGGACGTTGGTTCATGGATG TGTTTCACGTAACGGATCAATCTGGCAACAAGATTACAGACAAAAACCTTATACGTCACATACAACAG TCAATATGTGCAAGTAGGAGAGAGAAGACACAAGTAAAAACAACAAGTTTAGGTAAAGAAATCACACCAAGGAACTTTCCGATGGAGCATACGACACTTGAGATGACAACGGTGGACAAGCCGGGCCTATTGTCGGAGATATCGGCAGTTCTAGCCGAACTAAGATGCCACGTGTCTGCAGCAGTGGCATGGACCCACAACACACGTGCTGCATGCATCATCCATGTAGAAGACGACTCAAACCCTGGACCCATTATGGATCCTCACAGGGTGAACAGAGTCCAATCTCATCTCTCCACCGTGGTCAACGCTCACCACAACAACAGCGAACGCCGGAGTGTCAGGTTAACTACTCCGGTCGCCGGACAAACCCACACCGAGAGGCGGCTCCACCAGCTGATGATGGCCGATAAAGACTACGAAGAGAGTACATACAGTCCACTTATCAAACGCTTCGATACAGTGGTGACAGTGGAGAACTGCAGAGAAAAAGGGTATTCAGTTCTTAATGTCACAAGCCCTGATAGACCGAAGCTACTATTCGACACAGTTTGCACGCTTACTGACATGCAATACGTGGTTTTCCATGCAACAGTTAGCTCTAAAGGCTCCATTGCTTTTCAG GAGTATTACATAAGGGAGAAAGATGGGCGTACGTTAAACTCAGAGATACAACGAGAAGCAATCACCCGATGCATAATGGCAGCTGTAGAACGAAGAGCATCGCAT GGGTTGAGGTTAGATGTGAGGAGTCGAAACAGGTCAGGGCTGCTGTCGGATGTGACAAGAGTGTTTCGTGAAAACGGGCTGTCGATTGCAATGGCTGAGATTGGAACACGTGGAGAGAAGGCAATTGGATCGTTTCATGTTACAGATGCTCATGGACATGAGGTGGATCCGGGTATGGTGGAGGCAGTGAAGAAGGAAATTAAGAGATTTGGAGGGATGGTTATCGTAGGGAATGGAACTTCTTCGAATTGGTCGTCTCGGGGATCATCGAGTAGTAATGGTGTGAATGAAGCAAGATCATCACTGGGAACGTTGTTGTGGTCACAGGTTGAGAGATTTTCGAGCAAGTTTCAGACACTGAACTCATGA